In Helicoverpa armigera isolate CAAS_96S chromosome 22, ASM3070526v1, whole genome shotgun sequence, the genomic stretch atgcgaaagtaactctgtctgtatgtctgtctgtttgttacgctttcacgtctaaaccactgaactgatttaaataaaatttggtacagagatagagttgaccttgagaaaaaacataggatagtttttatcccggacttttgaagagttctcttggaaatgcgatattacctaactcgacgcgggcgaagccgcgggcggaaccTAGTAGTTTACATAATTCACATCACAGAATAAgactaaattattatacaagtaAATATACCTAAAGCGGAATTTAATTAACATCGACCTCTTTAGCGTACAAACATGACCTTTATCCAGAACGGAAAAAGCAAAGATAATAGAAGTACTTGCCGTCGTgccgttgaacacttgtctaaaaaaattaccgATTACGACGTTGAAATAtatccattttgcagccacaatttttttaagacaagtgttcaacagatgtttaaactTAAGTAGGGCTGTTGGACTTTAAACTTACCCGGAAACAATCAGTGTTATCAATAGCGTCTCCATAGCCTGGGGTATCGACCACGGTGAGGCGTAGCTTCACGCCGCGCTCCTCGATCTCCACCGTCGACGCGTCCAACTTAACCGTCTGGTTGGTCTTCTCTGGAATTGTTATATGGCTTTAGCTTTCACCTATGATTACTGCAGGGTGCAGTCACATTGAAAACTACGCTGTTTTACTATAGGAAGtcttaaaaaatcttattattaGGTTTCAAGCGGTGAGTCAGGCAGTAATATCGTTATAAAATGGAAAAGTTTGCGAGTCTCCCACATTGTTGGGGGTAAACTCagaatctactgaaccgattaaacaaaatatcttgCCAATAGAAAGCTACGATATTTGTGAGTATCATATGGCATTGatctagattttttaatttcaccCCAATACCAGCTTTTGGAAAATCTTAGCATTTGGTTGTTTCCAAAGCACCAATAGACCAACAATAACATATAGGTTATAACAGGTAAATAAACCAGAGTACAGAATTAACAAGAAGTATTTCCTTATAGATACACTAGTGTTTGGTTGTAAATTCATCAACTACTAATAGTAGTAAGCAACGAACCAATGAATTTTGATTTAATGTATAAATTGAACCCTAAGCGTTGGCATGTgtactatgtaggtacagtgTACACTTACAGAGCCTAATGATCTATCTATGTATTATCTGGTTTGGACTGACAATGATGCCTTGTATGACTAGATACTGAATTAATAATTCTGAGTTCACATATTCCACTGCAATCTTAGGTCCTGGAGATGATTTCATATAACCTACTTTTATTTGGCTCTATGGTTACTATAGACATGAAGAAAACTTACCAATAGCATCAGGTATAACACGTTCAGGATAAAGATCAGTCAGAAACAGTGAGTTGACGAGAGTAGACTTGCCAAGTCCACTCTCACCGACCACCATCAGAGTGAACTCAAAACCTTTCTTTACAGATTTGCGGTGCACCTGGTTGGGGAGGTTTGCGAACCCAACATACCCAGGTGTTTCCAGGTTTGAGAACTGAAACAAATTAGAAcattaatcatcatcctccaagccttttcccaactatgttggggtcggcttccagtctaaccggattcagctgagtaccagtgctttacaagaagcgactgcctatctgacctcctcaacccagggacccgggcaacccgataacccttggttagactggttggaAATTAGAACATTAATACTGGGTAAAATTGGAAGTTAGAATACTGTTTATCATTTGAGTATGTAACTGCTCATTCAATGTATATTTCAGTATTTGATGATTCATCCGAAAGTAGAAATGCTTTGTTCCTAAACTTTGACTGTTACAGTCACTAGTTGCCAACAAGGAACATAGTTATTTAACTGTGCATATACACAGCAGTTAACTTTTTAGagtatttttatagtttcttgttactattaaaatatattatttctgtttgttAGTCTTACTAAAACtccagaatggctggaccgatttggcttatttttgttttaaaatgtttgtagaggtccaagGAATGTTTACTTGAACTGTAATCATCACATTTCAAACTTAGTTATGGTTTGAGGATGACTCAATGGTTGCattaaattttacatacctaactGTTAAATCTGTAGTGATAGTGATCATACAATGTAAGAAGAATTGCACAAAAGAGTTTATTCTTTGTGATATAATGAATATCATTGGCCTACATTGTCACTACTTATTGTGGTCCTAAATTAGTTTTTGAGGCAGGTTCTAAGGTATTTGAAAGTATTGGAGATAGGGTTCTATGATTATCTTCATTACAACCAATTATATaactaatacctacctatttaataaattgcagtaagttttttgtattgtttcagaGGTCATTGAACTAAGTACAACCATTAGTAGTAGCGTTTATTTTCATTCTATACATGTCTAACAAGATAGGATCGTACATCTAAAGAGTAGCATAGCCACACATTATACTACAAATAGCTGCACCTGATAAGCACAGGATGCCACACAAATATCAACATTCGGTACATCGTTAGGCCCATTTACGTACAAAACGCTGTTTGACACATTCACCGactcacaatttaaatattcagttagcATACTTGCCGACACACTTTCGCGACACAAATATCCATACCGAAACCTTTAACATTACAACGATAGCAAAACGGAATACTTTAGTTGTCTCAAACAATGTttcaaaatgtaagttttgctggcatttcttaaaaacaaacaacaaaataaaaatctcatcGTCTCCACAGTAGAAGattgaaatcaaaaacttacGTTCTTGTTAGCTGTTTCACTGGACATTATGAGGCTTTCAGTGTTTGAAATCGTCAAATTCTTCTTTCGCACTGTTCTGGTATCTTGATTactgtgtatattttattttagagacGGAAATGCGGATGAAAAAACTGAATGTGTCATACCTTCCACCCTAACATTTGCTCTCAAATTGACAACTATATTAAACTACATAACCATGACATTGACATTACTTGACGCTAGTGCATCAAAAACCAAAGACAATACTAAACTGAGGacaactggggcccgattctcctaattttacttaagcgccattcgattgacgttcgactcgattcgactgagacccaatcccgactcgattacgattgaagcgtatgtggcattccgctattttttctttgaaataaacgtttttatccttttctgtcattcaataatgaatcattttgtctgcaaatgatttacgattgcaaaatgattgtacagcaaactaccgtatagaccaaaatcatcaaaatagcagaccaatcgcacaccaatcaaatgtcaatcgaatacgattggtcttttattagtagcagaatgcccgatatggttaaaactgctattccgatcatattgcgattcgattttgatattattaacttaggagaatcggggccctgaggATATTACAATAGAAGACGACGGGCATCTAAGCTTTTTCTCTGTCCTTCAACCCTAGACGTCTAGTTAGCAAAACCAGCAGTAGAAACTCTTTCTTTTAATCcaggaaaacaaaaaaaaaactatacggTGGCATAGACCAAGGCTGTCACAGTCCGACACCTGTCACTCTCACAATAGTTAGCcccatagagtatagtaaatagGTTAGCCCTTTTACCTTTACAAATTCAAACCAAAAACCTTTTCACTGTGGTACTGTTACTTTATCAACTCATTGATTTGTTAACTATATGGACTGGAAATACCTACCAAAAACAACGTGCATAGGTAGCTACGTACCTACTATCCGCAGTGGCGCCTAAAATGACTGCCATTGGTAGGGTTGTACCGTTACAGGATTTAGCAAGTATCGATGTAGTATTTTAGTTACGTGTCTTACTGGGTACATACATTTAATATAACAAGAGTATAATTAATTCGTTCGTCAGAGAACAAACTATCACATTAACTTCACTGAAAACAATACCATAAAATCAAAAACCCAATACGTTTTTTTTAACCACACAAAGAATTTCTCCTGTATCAGAGGTGCGTTTTTTCATAACAACTCCCAAACACGGAACAGTTTTAGCTGTTACAGCAGCAGTCGGTGCGACCAACCATACGTGCCGTCTATTTAGTACCTAGCTAGTATTTAGTGGCTTGTAGGTAGCTGGAAACCCAAGGAAAAATATAGGCTACTGTTTAGCTGACGTCGACTTCCTAAGTACGCGCGATATTACCGAGGTAAACCCGAAGTCGCGGCAAAAGCCAGTGATACTACATGATGTatctgttgaaatattttttttgacaaaaacaTGATAAAGTTTCCCAACTTTCATGAGCACTTTTTAGGCATAACTAAGTTTTTCTGTTGAAAATTTGATTACAAGTGACAGGCTACGTTCAAAAGCGTGTTTTAGTTGAAATTTTTAAGTACATTCATAACCAGTTGGTCATCAGGCAATTATTAATTTCCAAACAACATTAGCTTGTTTAAAAACTGGCTATGGAACACTTTTTCGGTTCTACATCCAATATCTAATTATTGACTAACCATCAGCTGCACAAacgtccattaaagttaaagcttcattaaatctattgctaacattttctttgtcaacaagataaaagtgacagcaatagatttaatgaagctttgactttaatagttatttgtgcaactgacggttaatTAGTAGTGTCTTATGGTTAGTATTATGATTGGAGTCACAGACcgcaagaaaaaaaataatttcacacattttaaacatatataatatatatacttTTTCTTTCAGCCATCTTCTTGGTTTTGCATAAATTAGGCTGTTGATGTCTTCCTTCTCCTAACTTGGCTATCTTTTTGTTACGCCTTCGTATCATCTCATGGAGACGTTTAATTGTTTTCCGCTGCATGAGACATCTATTTTTCAACGCCTTGACTTTTTCAGTCAATTTCACAACCTGAAAAAAACAGACTTGTATATAAAGAAGCAGGGTATGTCCGTAAATTATATAAAGGAAACCTATAGTAACAAACgcccttattttttttttgaaatactaGCCTTAAGCTGGCATTTTAGaaacttgaaattatttataaagacCCGGACTGCTACACAAAAAGAGAAGACATACAAACTAGATATACTTTAAGAAACATTCATTCTATATTTTTCTAGTTTAACTACTaatgttgctgtgccctaacaggaaCAATAATTGTACATACCTCTCTATAAGGGACAGTCTGTGTCTTCTCTCTTCTTTCggtttgatttatattttcatgGGATAATAGCAATGGGTCTAGGTCAGTAGATGTGCCAGTGCCAGCATGTTTtcttatgttgtttatttcatGTGAAACCAAAGACTCCTGGGGGCCATTATTGGGTGGCTGAAAAAAGGAAGTATTCCTTTAAAAACGATTGAACAGTGAGATATGTTGTACTAGCTATGTATAGGATTtgtctaacaaaaataaaataaataaaaaaccaaaacTTACCAAAAGTAATGTGGGAACAGAGTTATCACGTAATCTTAACACATCAAGTGTTCTATTGAAACAATCAGCTTCAAAGTGAAGTGAACAGACATACCAAGTTTTATGCCTGGAATTAATATTTTCCACACCGATAGCTTCTAACCATTTTGTCCTTAAATCATTTTTTGTAGGAAACCTGCAAAAAAAGAGCGTTTTAATTGAGGAACATCAAAACTTAAACTTGTTTGTTTGGATTGAATAGGCTCCGAAACAAGTTGaacaatttgaaaaacttttttcactgttgggaagctacactataccCGGTGTGCTTAGGCTATTATTATTCGGTACGGGAAGTGGATCCGTCGGAACGAAAGTAAAACTGCTAGGAAACGCtagtacttaagtaaataacaaaatagagatgttttattcaaaataatacacAACTCTGAGGGCTCAGTATCTTTGGAGCAGTAACTTCTGTTgttaaaattagtaaaaaaattattatgaagtatTATTATACCTAGGTATCGATACTGTTATGACAACTGGCAACTGTACAGCACTATTGTCAATATGACATGTGACATAAACAACAttcatttctaaaataaatatagctttttatacagaactccgcccctaagacgacccactgtccgaaataaacctaaatataAGTACTTTCACCATCAATTCAAGTTTTGAgatagcatattttttatccaatGTGAATTAGTTTATGTAGAATCTAGCAAAAACTGGTTACTAACTTGTGTATAGACAATCCAGCTGGATTTTTGTGCTTACTTGAACCACATTCCACGATACAACACGTAGGCATATTTGTTGACTATTTCACTATCTATTgagaaataaaaagtaaactcCTTATGATTGAAATGTGGCACTTAAGATGGCTGACACGCGCATCATGCATGGCACGTCATTGATattatattctagcgatagacaagaacatccataccatagacataatatagtaaacaggactgcgcacttttaaccaaaaaacgagccgagtgaaacagttagtacggaggccgtcgtactcaatactcaataactttattgcattccataatgtgtacaggctggtgggtaaaattaaaagaaacaattatggaccctgtcgggcacagcaaagttagtttttagaggagaggacgaagagcgctttttaaacataataatattgaattaaatgtagaaaatcttatatttagatatttgagtaggtattatttctgtgtagatttatttacatttcacttatttattatttattaaatttatattcgtttatttatatattattaatttatattatatccctttctaatagggtgactatgagattaagctatgtgagaccaATCCGagtttgctaagattattaaacacagattggtattggaagttttaacttacgcagtttgtgaccttaaaatactactataggcttttaataattaacggGAATTAGCAGTAATAAAACGGGAAGATTCGAAGTGCAGactgattttttgtatttttacttcGCATATAGACAGCTGAGCCATTTATATCgcctttctatattttttttggaagctataacaatagtacaacagttttaaaatccatcacccatattttgactcattacaagaattcatgggcaccctagttttTTGATtcacgaaaatgttattattagcttacctgtgaaacgatatattgcaaccaccataggattcacttttacaagtataaacgcaacactttttcaccattttaatagtttaaattgatttaatacaaaaaataaataaaattttaaatgctgattacgcgccaagaatgttcagggttcgtaaatatatattttgagagtgcgcaatcttgtttattacatctatgatttattttttatatttttatcttatttaagctcatagtggtactgtccgttgtgcatagtgtctctagaaatggaagatgaacagcgcctaatattgagacaaataattaaggagattgtatctgttgtggtatctgatatagaaaatgaactcaattttgaaatcaataGGCCTAAGCTTAAGAGATTATGGCAAACAAAATGGATTACCAGACGTTCTCAGTATGGAGCCAGCAATAAACTTTTTGAAGAAATTGCTAAGGAAGATCCTGCTGAATTTTACAGATCAATGCGAATGACAGAAATGCAATTTGAAGAGTTGCTGACGCACGTTGAGCCCGTCATTAAAAAAACAGATACTTTTATGAGGAGTGCACTCAcgccaaaaataaaacttcagatAGTGTTGTATTTTCTTGCCACTACTGGTTGTAGTCTGCGTACTTTGTCACATTTATTCAGAGTATCTAAACCAGCAATAAGTTTAATGATATCAATAGTCTGCGATGCTGTACACAACGCCTTAAAAGATTATATAAAGGTTAATGGTTAAATGGTTGTGTTCTATTTTCTACCATTTCGTAAATGAAATTGGATGTTTGAGACTGACGGCGGATATGTTTCAAGCGCAAACCAGAaagataattttgaatataCTGTTGTGCTTCAATTGCTGACTCAATTGGTAAATTTTTCAATTGAACTGCAACCATTCGTCCAAATAAGTCGAATTCATTCTCTGATACAACAGAGCTGTTGACACTGTTGGCTACATTTTGGGCCTTTGTCAGTAAGTTATCATATTCTCGTAGCATCGGCCTTTTCCGAGGATTTTTCCCTTTGAATGACTGGCCCGAGTCATTGCTTGAGGTTCCAACTCTTGAACTATTTTCAACAGCCTTCTCGCCTTCAGTGCCTCTTGGCTCAATATTATCttcattgattttattttgagacTCCaggttctgtaaataaataacatggcattaataattatttatttatttattcgacttacacggctttaaaagccaattacataaatcgtaaacttaaaattaaatttaaaatacaagcttaaaaatactgttaaatacaacaaagtataaaataatataaaacaaaaaaaaacacatataaaaataaacaagtaataaaattagGAATTGTTTTCACAAAATTTTAGGCATACGCCCATTATATGAACAAAATCGTCTTCGAATATATCGCAGTCCGGGTTGGCTTCAACGAGTTTGTTGATCGTATTCAACACGCGCGGTACAGGAGCCGTAGCGCGGGCTGCGGTTCGACACGGAGGCACGTCTAACAGACGATGCCTTCTGCTGCGGAGATAATTATTCGGCGTGTATAGTCGAATCAGCTCATTAAGGATATCAGGTGCATCTGTCAAACCTTTACAAATTTTGAGCATATAGTTCCTATCTGGTCACACTCCCGCCTTACCGCCAACATGTTATACCCCAAACATCCCAAAAGGAACTTGGTAGGGTAAAGGTAAGGATAGTATCCGTATTAAGGATTATTAAGGATAATTAAGGATAGTATTATATCCGTATTAAGGAGTATTAAGGatagtattatatttattactagcttttgccagcgaCTTCGTTAGCCTTCGGGCCAGACGGATAGTTGAAAATGCCTTCGGAATATTAGTgtgttttagaatatttctGAAACCCCTCCCATATGCTCCCGCTAAAGCTGATAAAATAGTTAGAACATGTGTTTCTTTGCACAATTGGCTTAGAAAAACGCAAGGTACCATTCAAAGTGTAACAGTTGATACAGAAAACATCGAAACGGGGACCATCACACCTGGTTCCTGGAGAGAGTTTCTAGCAACAGGTATGGTAAACATTGAAAGCAGTTTGCAAAATAGATCATCACAACAAGCTCAAAATGTACGAGATAGCTATGCAGATTATTTCGTTGGTGAAGGCTCAGTACCCTGGCAGGCAAGAATGGTAGGTACATTAATAGCAATCGGTTTCAGTACAATTTCCTACCTAGTAAGTTAGCATATAAGACACTATAAATAAACGtattctaaataattttgagtTTTCTTTCACTCTCTCCCTATCGGTTAATATAAATTCTAAGCTCTATTGAAGTTACTATAAATTCTAAGCTTTCTTTGCCTACCCGTAGTGCGGTGAAAAAAAACCTATGGAatggtagtaggtacctatggaaTACTCACCATATTACTCGATGTTTCTCTGCATTCTCCAACATTTACTGCCTTTAGGGCGTCATCCATCACTTTGTACCATTTGACATTTGGCACATATATATCATCAAGCCCTGCACCCGATTTAATAGaatcttttacttttttgtgCTCTTGGGAGAAGGTCGATTTCAAGCTTCGTATTTTGTTGTACGCTTCTTCGGGACCGAAGtcgggaattcccatcgcttcactcaagtttcaatagggccgcatctctcaactgtttgtttttaaattctgcgcactttacattgtgtaggcattcaaactttatgtattcttgtacgaattttaaagtatgttgttccgtccacttcattttcgctttgaacttgacactgcgcacttaacacacacgtatttacacactgattagtacaggcaaattgcgagagaCGGTAGTAGAATagttgagagggggtagtcacttaacaacaaaaacagaccttgattctattcactcgcactaatcaataagttctaatcgcacgtatcacttaacactaatcactttacgcttccgttcataccttgattactaaacacctgcactaatcacctgcagtgttaacttaacaaagtgtaaaccgggcataactgttataaaaaaaacggttgtctgtaaagtcggtttactgacgatagtcGAACGTGACAACGTTATAAGAAATTGATCGTCAGATGTCGAACGCTGCCAACGCGGAGGCCGATCGTACCTCTTTGTCGCTCgttgcgtgctctcgcttgcacttcaagccttaaacggaacgcctaagagcgaggtaacgccgcatgagtcatgttttttcgtgcgtgcagccggctccatcgatttataagaagttgtcacgtcaaaagcaaaaaaaatcataagtaGTTACCTTGCTAAATAATATGGGGGCGCTTGGGTCATAATCGCGcccgggcgctacatgagctagagacggccctggtAATAAACTGTAATTCAGTAATAGGTAAGTAGACTATAAGCCCTCACATTTTTGCAACACCTGCAAAAGGCGGTTAAGCCGaacttattttatatgtatttaacaacctttacatgcaaataaatattttaattttgagtttgtaaataagttcataaggggagtacataaggaaatatataaggggagtacgcAAGGAAGTACATAACGGGAGCACATAAGGAAGTttataagaggagtatataagtaAGATCATAAAGGGAGTGTACACAATCTTTCAAAAGAGGAGGAGGCACTAAATATAGTATCTAAGTAAATTTCAGTTAGCTTAGCTTGGCTAATATGACACAGATCCTAGCTGAGATCAGATTCTGGCGTCTCTCAAGTCGAATGTCACTgctaaaattaatttaccaaaTGC encodes the following:
- the LOC110370944 gene encoding THAP domain-containing protein 1 isoform X1, with the translated sequence MPTCCIVECGSSKHKNPAGLSIHKFPTKNDLRTKWLEAIGVENINSRHKTWYVCSLHFEADCFNRTLDVLRLRDNSVPTLLLPPNNGPQESLVSHEINNIRKHAGTGTSTDLDPLLLSHENINQTERREKTQTVPYREVVKLTEKVKALKNRCLMQRKTIKRLHEMIRRRNKKIAKLGEGRHQQPNLCKTKKMAERKSIYIIYV
- the LOC110370944 gene encoding THAP domain-containing protein 1 isoform X2, whose product is MWFKFPTKNDLRTKWLEAIGVENINSRHKTWYVCSLHFEADCFNRTLDVLRLRDNSVPTLLLPPNNGPQESLVSHEINNIRKHAGTGTSTDLDPLLLSHENINQTERREKTQTVPYREVVKLTEKVKALKNRCLMQRKTIKRLHEMIRRRNKKIAKLGEGRHQQPNLCKTKKMAERKSIYIIYV